A single genomic interval of uncultured Desulfobacter sp. harbors:
- a CDS encoding DUF1611 domain-containing protein has translation MNQTQTEKNTQTYMGTAVVLTQGRFHLNHAKTAHGLVRGTERFKILGVIDEVSAGKDAGVVLDGVQRDIPIFPSVQAFTGATGTTPDYAVIGVALCGGRLDEAWQTLVLDVMSQGISIVNGLHMPLSDIPAFKAAAEKYNVEIIDFRRSKPFDQLNYWTGKIFDITTPRIAVLGTDCALGKRTTSRMLMQMCRSNGIKTEFIFTGQTGWLQGSPYGFILDATPNDFVSGELEAAIIECEEKSNPDLMILEGQSALRNPLGPCGAELIVSADAKGVILQHTPFRKFFDTAEAFGCCLPTAEDEIKLIEMYGAKVIAVTLNGEGGTREELVRYAQQLKTTTKLPVIDPLNDDLSTLLPVIRAFINN, from the coding sequence ATGAATCAAACCCAGACAGAAAAAAATACCCAGACGTATATGGGAACCGCCGTGGTCCTGACCCAGGGACGGTTCCATCTTAACCATGCAAAGACCGCCCACGGCCTTGTACGGGGAACGGAACGGTTCAAAATTTTAGGCGTCATTGATGAGGTCAGTGCCGGAAAGGATGCAGGCGTCGTGCTGGACGGCGTTCAAAGGGACATTCCCATTTTTCCCAGTGTCCAGGCATTCACCGGCGCCACCGGCACAACCCCGGATTATGCCGTCATCGGGGTGGCCCTGTGCGGCGGACGGTTGGATGAGGCGTGGCAGACCCTTGTGCTGGATGTAATGTCCCAGGGGATTTCCATTGTCAACGGACTGCACATGCCGTTGTCGGATATTCCCGCGTTTAAGGCGGCCGCTGAAAAATATAATGTTGAAATTATTGATTTCAGACGCAGCAAACCCTTTGACCAGCTTAACTACTGGACCGGAAAAATTTTTGATATTACCACCCCCAGGATCGCCGTACTGGGTACGGACTGTGCATTGGGTAAACGCACCACCAGCCGGATGCTCATGCAGATGTGCCGGTCAAACGGTATTAAGACGGAATTTATTTTCACCGGGCAGACCGGCTGGCTCCAGGGCTCCCCTTACGGATTTATTCTGGATGCCACGCCCAATGATTTTGTAAGCGGGGAGCTTGAAGCAGCCATTATTGAATGTGAAGAAAAATCCAACCCGGATCTCATGATTCTGGAGGGCCAGTCTGCCCTCCGCAACCCATTAGGCCCTTGCGGCGCGGAGTTGATTGTATCCGCCGATGCAAAGGGGGTGATTCTCCAGCATACGCCTTTCAGGAAATTTTTTGACACGGCAGAGGCCTTTGGCTGTTGCCTGCCCACTGCCGAAGATGAGATCAAGCTGATTGAAATGTACGGAGCAAAAGTGATTGCCGTAACACTGAACGGCGAAGGCGGCACCCGGGAAGAGCTTGTCCGGTATGCACAGCAACTTAAGACTACCACGAAACTGCCGGTAATCGATCCTCTGAACGATGACCTGTCAACGCTTTTGCCGGTCATCAGGGCTTTCATCAACAATTAA